One genomic window of Punica granatum isolate Tunisia-2019 chromosome 1, ASM765513v2, whole genome shotgun sequence includes the following:
- the LOC116205818 gene encoding uncharacterized protein LOC116205818, with product MAGEHPPTLPEEITSPTVAHSQPLVTHAPPPQTPVVIPPVPPPIASASSNSGDSARITTLEGIVNQLAANMATNMTELMALLRDQNRASSSYTPPPENKQTMDLNPAVPPTFVLESKEGMRLPPKIKILDFKRCDGTTDPRHHLRHYRSKMLSYWDYEEFVIQIFQDSLTGSALDWFMTLKAAEIPTWAGLSQKFFNQYRFCMKTPPTLLDLSMMEMRKSQTFETYAAEW from the exons ATGGCAGGAGAGCACCCACCAACTCTTCCTGAAGAGATCACGTCCCCGACCGTGGCTCATTCCCAACCGTTGGTGACTCATGCTCCACCACCTCAGACTCCTGTGGTCATACCACCGGTCCCGCCACCGATAGCATCGGCGTCATCCAATTCCGGTGATTCTGCACGGATCACAACACTTGAGGGAATAGTCAACCAGTTGGCAgccaacatggccaccaacatgacagagctcatggctcTACTCAGGGATCAAAATCGGGCTTCCTCGAGCTACACCCCGCCTCCGGAAAACAAGCAAACAATGGATCTGAATCCAGCAGTCCCTCCGACTTTTGTTTTGGAAAGCAAGGAG GGCATGCGGCTGCCTCCTAAGATCAAGATTCTAGATTTCAAGAGGTGTGACGGGACTACGGATCCACGGCATCATCTCCGCCATTATCGGAGTAAAATGTTGTCGTACTGGGATtacgaggagtttgtcattCAGATATTCCAAGATAGTCTTACaggatcggcgctagattggtttatgacgtTGAAAGCTGCCGAGATCCCCACTTGGGCGGGTCTCTCTCAAAAGTTCTTCAACCAGTACCGATTCTGTATGAAGACACCCCCTACTCTCCTTGATTTGAGCATGATGGAGATGAGAAAGAGTCAAACCTTTGAGACATATGCAGCGGAATGGTAG